The Camelus bactrianus isolate YW-2024 breed Bactrian camel chromosome 11, ASM4877302v1, whole genome shotgun sequence genomic interval GAAAAGGAACCTGAACAGCCAAGATGAAAACCCCTGCTTCCTTTACCTGAGATGTGACCCTGGTGGAGGTGAAGAAATCGTTTCTATTGGCATTTTAAGTTCAGCAAGAAATATGGAAGTATACTTAGGAGAGGAGTACTGTGGAACCAGTAGGGGCAAGAATGTTTGTAATGTTCTGGACAACAGGTTTGTGACCTACGCATGTGCAGGTGTTCTTGTGAagtactgttttgttttcttcagcttTTGCATATTTACTGATTCCCTGATATTAGTGTCAGACACAAGGGGAGAGTAGATAAAAACATACCAATGGACATAGAGGTTTAGCCCTTTAGGAATCTTAAAGACAGTCTGGATGAGCCTGGTTGTTTTTATAAATACAGAAATTGAGAGCtaaaggaggagaggaaagttGGTGGACGGTCATAGCTAGTTAGTGCAAGAGTTTTGTTGGTGTAAAGTGCTGATAAAtgtttctagtctgttttcttTAACTCACAGGCATCTGTTTTCCAAAAATGAATTTGCCAGTCAGTCTGGGACTTTGAACATTTTCTTGTAGGAAACCCATACAGATACCGCATGCGCCCAGACTGCACCATACCGGCACATTTAACCCATTATTagactttctgattttttttctgattttttgtgATGATTCTGtctgaatctttttttaatatgaatcAAAATATGAACTGTTTCATAGACTATGCATGTTGAATATAACAGACATGTTACTGAGCTTTGAAACATGCTCTGTGCTACGTGATTATACATTTGATACCTGATTTAATTCTCTTtgtagctagtaagtggcagatgCCATCTTTATACTGAGTGCAATTCGGAAGGAAGCCCCAACTCTTTTTGCCTCACCAGGAAGACTGACTCTAAGGAGCTGAATGTTGCCGTggaaacctttatttttaaatgtaactgtTAAAAGTGATAATgtatgaaatttttaataaactaactcttttatttttagtgaacaTGAAAAGATTATTTTGTACAAAAATTACCTAGAATTGGAGTCTTCCACACATGCTTGTAAAATAAAGGTAAGTCGTTCCCACATTTTAACTAAATTGAAAACTACAGTTGCTCTTCTACTGTATGtacttcttttctgtttgtttggtaATGTACTTAGTCCCATTTAGTCCCTGGTTTTAGTTCAGAGATACTTAgtacacatgttaaaaaaaaactcttttctaaaaaataatcaACATTCTTCTGTTAAAATCTGACCATTTATTAGCCATAATCATGTCATGTCCTATTGTTAATAGAGATGTATTGTACTTTTCAGCCTTgagaaactgaattaaaaattttgtttctctttatatAAAAGTAAAGTGGCAAGAAAACCACAAGCAGTTTTGGTCCCCAAATATCTAAATAGTTAAAAAGACAGAACACAACTAGAGACGTTTCAGACAAGGGCACCACAAAGTTAAAGGGATTTGGACTTGTGTCTTCAGCATGAAAAGTATCGTTAAGGTGAACTTTAATGATGTCGTCAGGGTCTAGGGAAACGGTGCTGAGCTGGAAATCACAAGCCCTGACTGTTAAATGCGCTCTCTTGCTGACGAGCAGAGGAACCCTGGGCAAGTTTCTTCACCTGTTTGGACCTACTTCATGGGTAATACTAGgggatggaagaaaataaatcctTGGATTGATTATTTTTATGTCTACAATTCTGTGCTGATTATTGTTTACAGAAGACCACAGAACTGATTGTCTCAAGATGATGTTTTAGGTGGATATAGTAATAGCTTCCAAAGCCATTTAAATAAAGTGACTCGTTATCCAAGAAACATTTGAGTGCCTGTTGATGCCAGATACTGTTCTGAGCACTAGGAGTTggcatttatgaaataaattgGAATGAAGGCCTCAACGTTGAGAATATTACAGTGGTCAAGACAGATAATAAGTCAATTCAGTGTGAATAATAGGTGCCACGTTCCCTAGTGAGAAAGGCTTTCAGGTTAAAAAGCAGAAGAGGGACAACATGGAGGTTGGAATGTGGGTGTATGCAACTCATGCGCTATTTCCTTCCGTGTTGCTGAGAGTCACGTCTTTGGGGCCacgctgagtttttactgaatgGGTCTGTATTCACCTGCGTCTGTGTGATTTATGGGTTTGCTGTGTCTCTGAAGGTGAATGGTGTGTGTAACTGTGCTGTGGGAGAGCCAGGCCGTGCACAGAGTGTTTCATTTAGGGAAATCCTTGGGTCTGTGTGAGGGCTTCTCCTGGGGCAGCAGTGTGTGAAAGTTAAAAGTAATAGTTACTGCTGCATAGCTTTGAGCATTTACTCAATGATATATACTGGAAATTTTTAACAcataatcctcaaaacaaccatGTGAAATCATTTTACTCCTGACTCTGGTTGACATTTACCCAGGGGCATCAAGGCAGAGCCATCACTGAACTCAGGCCTGTCTGCTTCTCAATCCTGTTTTCTTTCCACTCTGCTCCTTTGTTGTCCCTCACCACACATGAAATGTCTTTTGGTTTAGAAGCGTGGACAAGCTGAGGCAGCATAAAGGATTGGAAAAATTCCTGGGATAGAAGCCAGGAAAACTAGGCTCAAAGCTTGACCTTCATTTAATCTTTTGAAAAGTTAGAAAATCATGCTGAATTCATCATTTCTATGGGTAAACTGTTGAGCTCTATTCTGTTATCTTGACTTTTCCTTATGGTTCTAAATTCCAAAATTCTGACTTATATTTAGTATTTCAGCAAACACTGTGAGTGAGATTCTGGACAGTCTTACATTAAATAATGCTATAGCAAGTTTCAGTATGTTAAGATCTCAGATTGGTATAGTTTATCTTTAATTCCTTTACAcataatactttattttaaaaggactTTTAAAACATTACATTATTCTTTGAGTCTTTTTCTGACTGTGAATATTCTAGAGGAAACCTAAAAATGTTCTTGAAGTTAATTTTTAGATCTTGAATGATTCACTCTTCGGAATTAACAAGAAGTGGCCTTAAATGATGGTTGTTTTTAATATCATTATTAATTTTGCTGCACTTTTGTATTATAACAGTTGCTCTCCTTTGGGGAAAAGCAGTGTGTGTTCATCAGTAAAGTGGTGGTACACATGAGGCCAGTTTCCACAAATTCCTCCGCAAGCTCTCCTGCTCTAGGATCAAGGATAGACCTGGAGAGGGTCCAAACCATCATGGAGTCCATGGGGTCAAAGTTATCACCTGGAGCTCAGCAGTTGATGAATATGGTTAGATTTCAGCAGCAGGTGAGTAGAAATGGATTTCTTTTCTGATgccattaacatttttaaatgatggctttttaaaaggacatgtgctgacttacatttttttctttcaacttatTACTGATTTGAGTGTTACCCTTACGGACTTATGTAAAAACAGCATTTTGTGGACCTACTATCTTTCAAAAGCAATATGTTTGTTACAGACCCCACAGTGTGTCATGAATTCtcttgctcattcattcagcaagtgctTTTTAAGCACCTTCTCAGAGAATAAAGCACTGTTTTGGTTCCTTTAGGGGCTCAAAGGTCAGTCTGCAGCCTGTCCTTAAGGAGCTTCACGGTGGTGTTGGGTGAGGTAGGGCATCTAAGTGGGGGATGACGAGGGGGACTGGGAAAGCTCATTAGAGGAAGTAGCGTTTTATCTAAACCTTGAAAGAAGAAGGGAGGGTTTGGGCAAGTAGATTTGCAGGATGCCACTGGACAGGTAGAAAACAGCATGGATGAAATCTTCAGTGCTGGAAGGAATGGGCTGTAGGTAGGAAATGAACAGAAGTTCGTTTCTCTGGAGTGGAGAAGGGACGGGGGACTGGGGCGGGATCATAGAGGATTTTGAATGCTGTTTTAAACCTT includes:
- the LOC105067420 gene encoding ATPase PAAT isoform X2; the protein is METGTVDGPLTGRPSLASSWDAACGALAQRLHLTRADLGARDADWEELLAPPDTSQDLVVLKRNLNSQDENPCFLYLRCDPGGGEEIVSIGILSSARNMEVYLGEEYCGTSRGKNVCNVLDNSEHEKIILYKNYLELESSTHACKIKLLSFGEKQCVFISKVVVHMRPVSTNSSASSPALGSRIDLERVQTIMESMGSKLSPGAQQLMNMVRFQQQNWIDIRKRD